The genomic stretch TCcacttttttataatttttttgtctgatttgATTCTCTGTGTTTAGAGGGTTTATTAGAGGTCATTCAAAATGGAaagctcctgggtcagatgcGTCCTGGGACGGCCTTTGGAGAGTTGGCCATTCTCTATAACTGTAAAAGAACAGCCACAGtcaaaggtgtgtgtgtgttcctctctgttttggtgtatttttgtatttaaactAATAGTTTACAGCAAGATAAacaactattcctttaagggttcattaaatgaaaattctgtcatcttttacttaCCGTCatgagtgtgtctgtgttgtTTAGGACCACATCGTCTTTCACTgtatagagacagagcgcatttaGGCCACGCCACACCGGGGGGGGGGGAAGAgacaatccaaccgtctccattgactttgtattgcgtgaggctgcctccttgtcatttctgacttataacaaaaaacagaacaatgccttaaagctgctgtgtgacaaagtgtacagcaaacaagctaaaaaacccagaactaagtttttataagctactgaaccgtaaaagccagcctttaaggagacaaaagtggatacaggcaataagacgtgaagcatcagcaggaagaatgggtaaattttgggatcctgacactcagtatgcctcagtaagcctacgtgtgcagtaaacatttagtcactgttaagtcaaatatccaaatgtcagttttatatattatatttcctgtcgctgattacgttaccctccagtgggcgtagttctcatagtaatatgacatgtcgcgctctgtctcaatcgcctgtatccactttttagTCCTTAAACGCTCGTTTTTTGAGTCGACAGCTTTGCTTTGAAAATCTGGCTAAATGTGAAAGGAGTTTAGTTcataatgtttaaaacatcaaaacatcatATAGATGTGCTCATGTTCTGATCCTTTAGCATATGTGCCTTGTAGACTGCTGCTGTGATACTGGTTGAAAAGCTGCTGTAGGTAATGATGTTGGAAAAAATTGGAATAacattgtaataattaaatcctcatttatttatttttttcagtgaaatGATTTTACTTCTGTTACCTAAAAACTGATGggtgcatttttaaaacaagtcCAAAGCATTACATTTGGATGCAGACTGCAAACAATTGGGTTATATCAAACATGACCTTTTTTCTATTATTGTTGACCTacttttattgtaaatattggATTTGTGTCATAGTTATAGATTTGTGAAGTGGAACTGATGGTGATTGCATTTCATTAGCTGTGACTCAGTCCCACATCTGGGCTCTGGACCGGCAGACGTTCCAGACTATCATGATGAGATCCACTCAAGCCAGACATGAGGAATACTTCAGCTTCCTCCGCAGGTACATTCATGCCACTAACATTTGTGCATATTTATCAGTTGTcaacttcacacacacaataacacacaacacaaataaacacacacctcCCTGCTTGGCTGCTTCAACACACATTCAGCGCTGATTATGATGTTGTGGTTTTAAATGCTTATTGTAGATCTGTCACTAATGTGTATCAATTCATCATAAATCGATGTTGTAATGTaactgttaaaataatgttgGTTGGTTTAAGGGTTAAATGTGTTAATGAAGAAtttctgtgctttttttttttttttttttacaattttgatATCATTTTAACAAATTCGATTGCATGCTGTATTCCTTTAAagctgattaaatattttgttacattttttctttagtGTGTCTTTGTTGAAAGATCTACCAGAGGAGAAACTTGCCAAAATAATTGACTGTCTTGAAATTGTAAGTTTTCAGCATTTTATTGTGTCTATAGCATTGTCATTTGTTGGTAATGCATATTTATTTCTGAAATGAAATATAACCAGATCATATTTATGTTTCAATCTTTTTTAGGATTATTTTGACAAAGGAGAGTACATTATTCGTGAGGGCGAGGAAGGAAACACTTTCTTTATCATAGCTAAAGGAGAGGTATGCATTATTGCATTGAGTTTTAATTTACAAATAAtccattaaatattattttcttttttatttcaatattgtaGCACTTTCAGACTGTCTGTTCAGATTGCATTCTGTCTGCTTAGTCAACATCAATATGCCTGTAGGAGTCAGCAGACAAACGGCCCATAGAAGCCCCACTGAAGTAGTGCTTAAATGGGAGTCTATGGCAGATACTTGTACCATTGATTGTAATGGAGCAAAGATTGATTTTAATTGGATAAGAGACTGGAGACGCATTATTTTGAGTCCCACCCAGACACCATACATCATTAGTAACCTGTACGAGTATGACTGCTACTTGCATgggataaaatattttttttggacattGGACATTGGACATTGAGCTGTCAATCCATGTATTTTAGAGAGGCCTGGCTTCTCTATAGGATGATAGGTGTCAGGGTTTTGTGcagtttcattgtgtttctgTTCATGTGTCTTAGTTTCTTATATCCTTTTAGTTTAACATTCTTCGTGGCTTCCTTAGTTACTGATTATTGTCAACTGTGTCTTGTTTAGTTCCCTTGTTTGTTCATTGGTTAGTGGTATTGTTCTCTGTGTATTCGCCTGTGGATAATCtccttgtttattaaaagtgtcTTTGATCGATAGTCTGTGTCATGCATCTCCTGAATACCACTGTGTATGCGACAGATGAACCAACCAAAACCATAATGGAGAAGGATTGTTATTCCAGAATGGCCGGACGCTGGAGGAATATGTAGAGGGCTTCCTTGATCTATATACAGCGAGGCTCGCTGGGACGATGAAACTCTAAAACATCTCTTCTGGAGCGGGATGGACGAGCATCCTTGGCAAGATGCGGCCAGATCAGGAACACCGGCCCTTCACTTAGTTTGTTGAGTATACCTCTCTCACCGTGGGAGTCATCAAGGACAACAACACCATCTTCGACTCTGCGACACATGTTCCATCGACAGCAGCAATCTTACTGCCCACTCCAGACAGGACTAGTCGAAGTAGCCCAGAGTGTCCCGGATGGCATGAGAGATCTTCCGCTGCAGAACGTTCAACGCCTAAGCACGCCACGAAGATTAAGCCCGAGCCAACACACACCATGGACCATGTGCGAGACCCGCCATCCACCGTGGAGCCAGAGCCAACCAATGTGTCTGTGTTGGAGAGCCGGTAGCCTCCTTCATTCTGAGGCCAGAGCCAACCACCAGGTCCACCTGGAGTCAGCACCATGGGGGCGGATCTTTCCTGAGCCAGTAGAAGAGCGCTGCCTCATCCACCTCACCACAGAGCCATCTCCCTCCCTTGTCCCCTCCTGTGAACTTGTCCAAAAGACTCCTCTAGACGATCACATTCTCTCTAGTCACCTGCCCACTCCGTGGTCCCCGTTACCATTGCTGGCTCAGTCTAGGTTGCCTAATCTTTTAGATGACCCACTCCCACCCTGTCACCTGCCCACCCAGTTATCTCCTTCATCACTGGCTCCATCCAGTCCCCAGGACTCACCTGCTCCACTGGTGTTGCGCAGCTCCTTGACTCCCAGATTCCCACCAACTCTCTGGCTCTGCATCAAGTCTCTTCTTTACCAGCCAAGCTCTACAAGACAGTTACCCTGGCTTCATCTTAGGCCTCCAGGCTCATGACTCCACCTCGGCCTGTCAGCCTATCGGCTCCAACTGGTTCCTTCTTCCCTCTGGCTCCGTCTTGGTCCTCACACTCTCTGGCTTCGCCCTGTTCTGCCAGGTCACCATTGTCACCTTGGTCCCTTAAGCTGCCGGCTTAAATAATCATCATTTATGATATTTACTCTGCtgtgcacatactgtacatacagtGCGAGGACTAAagttctgtttagtttcattgtgttactttcatgtgtcttgtttTCTTGCATATCCTTTTAGTTTAGCATTCTTCATGACCTTAATTACACCCTCTTAGTTTCCTTAGTTACTCATTATTATCATCTGTGTCTCATTTAGTTTGCTCTTGTATTTTATACCACAGGTTCTATTCAGTTCTTTGTCGGTTTACGTCTAATGTTAATGTTTGATTAGTAAAATTTTTCTTTGTGTATTCGCCTGTGGACATTctacatatttattaaaagtatcTTTGATTGATAGTCTGCATCATGCATCTCCTGAATACCATTATGTGACAGTAGGGAGCTTTCAGATGTGGGACAGTAATTGCAGTTGTTATGAAGGATAATTTTGTCAGTCAAACGAACAAAAAGTAAGATgtacagtaagatttttttgtgtgtttttttcccaggtgtctgtaacacAGACTACAGAGGGCTTTTCTGAACCGCAGGAGATTAAGACTCTTGGAGTGGGTGATTACTTTGGGGAAAAGGCTCTCATAAGGTTTGGAGATGGTATCATTGTTTTTAACAATATTGAACACAACCAACAATGAATCCTTTGTGATTGTAGACTTCCTGTAGGCCAGGAAAAAGATTAGTTACATATCTCTACAATGTCTACACATTGTTCACTAAGAGCTGTAAGAAACAAGTTTCTGTAGGAGTGGATGTGGGAGGTGGAATGTCAGTCATCTGAAAAGATGTTCATTCTCAATGTACCATTGTGAAAGAGCACACTCACAGAGACGCTCACACTCTTAGACACAGTAGAGCCACTTGtcatattcacaaatttgttatAAAGATTTAGATTCATTTAAAGCTCAGATGAAGTACTCTCAATTGGGAAGAAGCAAAGGAGGATGTTTTTCAGGATGTTTTCAGTCACagttttacatatatatatatatatatatataaaaccatatTTCCAAAGTGGCACAACATCATTACATATTTCTTATAATTCCATTTCAGTGAGGATGTCCGCTCGGCTAATATCATTGCAAAGGAAAATGACACACAGTGTTTGGTGGTGGATAGAGAGTAAGTGATGTTTCTTCCACACTAACAAGTAGGGTTATCACCATATCATAATTTCAGTTGTCAATACCAATTTTGATGCCACAGAAAAAAACTAATATGCTAATATTTAACATTCTGTGTTgcaaataataaagtaaacagtaataaaataaaagaacaaaaaaacaaataatttaaaacaatagaAGAAAGATACAAATTAAGTGAAAAATGCAGTAATcaactgtaaaaaagaaaaaaggtaaaaaaaaaagaacaaatatggTAATGTGAAGAAGTAATTGTCATTGTTATTACTCTATTCTATTGTATACATGCCACTAATAAATGGTTTGTTTGGTAAAGATAGAAAATTGtaactttaaaattataattttatagcttttttacattttatagcTGTTTACAGCTTTTAGATTAGTCATAATTATTAAGAATCACTGAccaatttttttactttattttaatatagatTACTGTTACATCCCTACTAATAACatacaatgacaaaaaaaatggtgtaggatttactttgaaacaattttcactaaGGAATTGCAagtaaatgttacaaataattacaaagaaatagcAAGTAACacaatgaattaaaaatttTTCAagtaatctttttttatttacaactttgaaaaattattttctaccTATAACTAAAACAGATATTTATAATCACTCTCTCCGGGTTTTCAAAAGTAACTTCAATCAGATGGTGGGAACCTACGAGGAGCTACAAGCCTATCTGAGGGAGTATGTGGAGCAGCTCTCTCTGAGTGATGAGAGGAGGAATGCCATGTAAGAACACACCTAATGGAAACAGACACAGCTAAGCCAGCACACAACTACTCTATTCCTGTATATGACAGTCACAATCATTTCCCTACAGGCCTCAGTCGCCTCTTTACGAACGCTCTCCTGAGGCAGCGGAGCTCAGGAGGCTGAAGGAGAAGGCATCTGGTTTGTCCAGTAACTCCTTCCTGAAAGAACTTCAAGTAGTGGCCACACTAGGGATGGGAGGCTTTGGACGAGTGGAGCTGGTTAGATTTCATTTATACAGCATATATTTTACTCTGATGCATGAATAAATCTAATGGAAAGTTTTGCAGCAATgacatgtaaaaaataattgtgttttatattgtttattgcatgcattttgtgtCTTAGGTCAAGCTTAAAGATTCAGAAGATACTGCGTTTGCTTTAAAGTGTATTAAGAAAAAGCACATTGTGGACACCAGGCAGCAGGAGCACATCTATTCAGAAAAGGACATCCTCCAACAGaccaattctaactttattgtCAGGTCAGACTAATGAGCATATCCTTCCTGTTAGATATTGACATATTTTAATTGGAGAAGTGTAAACACACAGGAATAATAATGCAATTTAGATTCATTTCATATAATCCTCAAGAGTGATAAAGGTATTTACTGTACACAGATTGGGCTCAAGAACAAGACTTTCCCCCTGATGGCcactaaattaattaattaattaattaatcaatataATGGACTGAATGAATGGCTTGCTGCTAGACTGCAGGGCTGATGGGAGAAACGTAGGTAAACAGACTGTTGGTTGTTGTTTGTTAATTAAGGTCTGACAGATGAACTTGTACTTCGATTAGACTTGTTTATTAGATAATGTTGTACCAATTATGATAAGACTTTCCGGTGTTTTGGAAGCTGGCAACTTTGATATTTACTTTAGTCACTGTCATTATGGCTACAGACACTATTTATATCTATTATAGCTGTAAATAGAAAATGGGCTTGACTTTGATTATGCTCATTCAGGGGTCAGTGACATGATGCTCATTTTTTGTCtggatttattaatttactcaaaaatacataaaacatgcaTTTCATACATTCAATTACACTTGATGAACATAGTTTGtcattatatttgattattgttTCTAAAagcaataatattattaaaattttataaatatttgaaaaaaaaaaggttcacgAAATCTGACGTGTTATGACAAGGCAAGGTCAGTTTAGGTTGTTAAATGTTACCATATGTTAAATATGGTGCAACCCTCCCTCCTgatatttattaattcgttATTCATGATATTTGCAAATATACTTATGATGgtcacaccacatgacatttattAGCCATTAACTTTTGttgaaaatggtataaaagttttcaacatgacaattgATAAATTTCTACGAACTTGGCACATGTTTTAAACCATAAAAATCTTGAGATTTGTTCTTTTCTTTATCTTAGACACAATATTGGAACTGCTGAGTGTGCTTAATGCATTAAATCTgcatttaatctaattaattaaatgtccACACTGGAATTAAAATTTGTTGTTTAGAGGACACTTTGGTCCTGTTTACACCtagtattaaaatgtgttttggttgATCCAATCACGAGTGGatgacactaaatacaggtgttaaagggggtctaaaatgtttagagcttgtccactttcgaccacttccagaggtagtcgaaaacacatttgactgggttgctttcatagtgtagacgctcatgtggtcggaTGTGTTCagacagccacaaaagaccgcccactctccgcctactgacctaatgcataaacattatgggaagcgcgctagcctggcgggatttaaactttgtcaactgatgacccaagtttggtttgaagatgaaaaatgtaccaagcacaatgttctctcacaaTTCCTGATTTCTAGCACTCACAGCATTCGGCTGGtcttgtggctgtcagagcagaaacgaaagctgatgctctctgttagtttttccatcatctccatgcgcgttcatatgtaaattgcttATTGCAAGCTTATCTCAtgcattagatcgaaagatctgaaaaagacCATACATATACCCGctcatagaccctcccctcaaagaaatcaggacagaagtggttaaaagtggacaaaagagacggattaaaataccaagtgtaaacgggaatgtgtctccctcgtccacttgtgatccgatcgaccaaaacgcatcttaataccaggtgtggCGACTGAAGGTCAGTGGTGTTAGAGCTCAGTAAACTTATACTGTAGTTGCTGTAGAGCGGACAGAGTCATACAAGAAATCCATGAAGGACTGAATTGTCAGATCCTGACACACTAGACGTTTGTCTTATATCTGTCACAGTGGTCTCAGTGCCATTGTGCTTTTCATCTGTATCAGAAAAGCAGCTTCTACTTTGCATGTTTCTAGGAAACTCCCCAGGGAATTTCAAACCATGCTTATATTCCTGTCGGAGTGTGTGCTCTAGCTCATTTTATTGCCTCTCTGGCATTTGTAGATGAAAAGCTAGCACAGCTTTACATGCAAGTCTAGTTCTCTATGAACGCTAGCAGTGAGAAATGCTAAAGAGACACTCTGTTTCGCAGAATGCAAATAATCGAGTGTCTCCGGCTGCCTTTGTGTGTTTCAGGTTGTTCCGAACATTCCGGGATGATAAGTACGTTTATATGCTGCTTGAGGTTTGCTTGGGAGGAGAGCTGTGGAGCGTGCTAAGGGACATGTGAGTGTAGGTTGTTTTGACACTGTGCATATTGCATATCACAGCCCACTGTCTTTGATAAACATTTATTCTGATCACTTGCATGGTTATTACTGACTATCGCTGAATGATATGTAGAATACATAAATCTCTTAAGTTAGGATTTCATGatgttttgatttcatttaGGAGTTTCTTTGATGAGCACACTGCCCGTTTCTGTACTGGATGTGTGCTGGAAGCTTTTGATTACCTGCACGGCAGAGGCATCGTGTACCGAGACCTGAAGCCAGAGAATCTTCTTCTGGATGGAGATGGCTATGTCAAGATGGTCATTTTACATACACCACTAAATACCATGGTGAAATGTCCAAAAGTCTGAGGCCacatgtttttactttattgaaaaacaagatgctctttggatcattctcaaatcatgctggagaacaaATTCATAATTTTCAATTAAACTTTTCACGCAGCtatgataatataatttgtgattatttgtaatacaaaatacaataattttcactagtggtctcTGACTTTTGTACCTCACTGtactatatacagtatgcaTGGAGTCTGGAATATGTAGCCACTTCTTAGTCTTACATTGAGCATCCTTATTATCTAcgctgttatttttttatttttttattttatttttatttttcagactGATTTTGGCTTTGCCAAAAAGATCGGACTAGGTAAGAAGACTTGGACGTTCTGCGGCACTCCTGAGTATGTGGCTCCTGAGGTCATCATGAATAAGGGTCATGACTTTGGAGCTGACTGCTGGTCCATGGGCATCCTCATCTTTGAGCTCCTAATCGGCAGGTAATCACGTGTGTTTCATAAGATGTGTTTCATCCACCAAATGCTTCCACGGGACTGAATTTGTAGGCTGAATATTGGCCTGAATATGTGGTGCTTTTAAAGCAACTTCTAGTTCAACCAATGCTTTGAGTTTGGGACGGACTTATTATTTTCACAAGCAATGGAAAGTGTTTGGAAGCAATAATCAGTTTTGTAATTCTGTTTGGTGCCACTAGTTTCACCTTTAAAGAGCACAGATTTCCCAGACCTTCAGAGAATCAGTTCTGTTGCTGCATTGGCACGGCCTTCCCTGTGCCTCTGCCAAAACGCTCTGCATCATGTTCAACATCCGATTTGTAAAGGGCAGGGCTCGCTTGACCAGAGCAAATGGTCCTCTAGTGTGAGATTAGCCATCATGGCTTTCACATTATATTCCATTGCCTCAAGCTTCAGTCAGCATCACCATAGCAACAGAGTATTGGGGATGGGACTATGTAATATATGCAGTTGCAGTGTGATCAACCAGCTGGACAAAATCTTTATGACGTAATGCCACATGAAGTTTACATCTTCTCAAAGCTTATTGATGCATACTGTTAGCATAGCTTATTTACTGCATGAATTTACATTCTTGTGCACAGTTATGCATTTTTGTGACATTAATCATGTATGTTTAACTGAAATTCACAaagtgaaatacattttaagtatTGTCTGTCTTATGGTTTAATTTGAGCAGTTTTAGTGGCTTAAATCATGATAAATGACTTTTGATTGTTCTCCCACACGACTGTCAGCCCTCCATTCACAGGCTCTGATCCGATCAGGATCTACACTATGGTTCTTCATGGGATAGAGAAGGTGGACATTCCCAAGAGGATCAGTAAGCGTCCAGAGGATCTCATACGGAGACTTTGCAAGTATGTTTCTCTCGTTCTGAGACATTCAAACTCATCTCAAATACACAGCAGTTCACTGACCAGAGGTTTTGTAAACGCATAATAGCACATTATTGTGCATTTCTGTTTAAACttgtgtcatgtatttaaatatatttgtaatgataAAGTAGCAATAtagtacatttaatatatattaactttaaatgtaatatcaaaattataatcaagtactttacatgtgatttagtatgttagtcaacacatcaaaataagtgtactttaaagcacaacaaaagattataaaaacaattatttaaaatgtaaattttaaaagtgtacttaagtatgTTAAGAAATATAGTCATGAAAGAGTATATTTACGTGGGAagttatctgcaagtacagtttcttaaaaatatacttttaagatttgaagtacactacaagtgcacattaaGCACACATCTTTTTCACAAGTATTTATAAACCACATCTCTCTTTGTCCGCCAATTTTAATGAATTCTTTCTGAGCTTGTCGCACTGGATTGCTTGCTTGAAGGATATGTGCAATGCTGTTATATAATTTTGCATAGTCTTGTCTGTAGTGTGCAGTTGATGCCTTAATATGCTGCCAATGTAGGCTTATGTAGGCAGTTTAGTAGATTTTGGAATAGAGCCTCTGTCATCCTATGCTCCAGACACGCtttcacttttttcacttttcatttgatgaaaataaaatagatttgaTGTTCACCGtgtgtcacgatcactgtctgttcctgtcagttcctggactccatttcccataatcctcccttccaatcacatgcacactccacaccaatcaccaagtgccacacacacctgcagatcattacctggactataaaggacttacacacacaccacctcaccGCGAAGTCtggatttgccccggtgatcaactctgagcgttttcttgtggactgtttaccctgttaccgttggattgtttattctctgtgacccttgctgcctgccctgatctttgcctgtttcctggactgtgattgtttgctgcctgccctgatccttgcctgtaccctgattctgtttgtctgccgcctgcctcgaccattgcctgtccttgttcatgtacctgcctttgcccctgtctacctgtgtaaatactgttcttaataaagcttgtgaatggatccccgctctgccgacccatcattacaccgTGATTGCAGCACGTTTTGATTTTGCAGTTAGACATGTTcatgggtcaacatattttgttgatcctggaacaacattcctgtcagAAAATTTTATCCTAACcatacccctacccctaaatctaaccctacccataagttatccctaaaatcagaggaaaatgataggtgaataacactgatgtagaagcacctaaccctggttaaCCTAAcctaagcctaaacttgacataaactgtaaacttgtccctcaaatctgattggttgattggaatgttgttccaggatcatcaaatatgttgatccatgaaaatgttgcacttggtgaaatcaggttctgcgtGGTTgcatgtgtcagtatccatgtgTCCCTTTcaatgtatgtttatatatttattgttttgccTTTTTCTCTTGCTTGGCCTGTATGAGAGCAATCAGAAACTCACTCATCTTTCTCACTGTCTCCAGACTCAATCCAGCAGAACGGCTTGGGAATAAAAAGAATGGCATCAATGACATCAAGAAACACAAGTAGGTCAATTCGTAAGTTCATTTGATCGTACAATCATGTGGCAAAATATAGGTAAACAGGTTTGGCATGCTGTCCATGGTTAAAGGTTTGCTCTTAAATCGAGCTTTTAGATCCCCCCCCCCCTGAGAAAATACATAGAAATATGAATGAaggtggaggaggagggatgcttgAGTGATGTTGTCGAAAGATGGTAAGCTATATATGCTTATATACCCCTTGGACGAACAAGCTCCTCCCGAACTTACATCATGAACTTTATCAAATATTAAAAGATGCTTACATTTTTGCTTAAAAGAatccaaaaataacaaatctgtcattatttactcaccctcatgttgttctaaaactGTTAActgcaattaaataaaaatgcattatagtttaaatttatataaaatgcaatgaattgaactttagagtgctttttAAAACTGtgcttaagtgtgttaagaaacagtcatgaaagcgTACTATCTTTAAGTACACTTGAGTggctttttatttaattaatattattttatctgcaagtacagttttttaaaatatacttttgagATTTGAAATACACTACAAGTTCAgattaaatacaattaagtgtacttattttttacaagggaaggatgagtaaatattatttattattattattattattattattactattccttaaatgttttataatattgatTTCATTAGGTttaggcccagtttcacagacagggcttagactaagccaggattaggcctaggttcaattaggacatttaagtagcttttataaacgtaccttagaaaaaaacattactggtgtgcatcttgagacaaaacaatggctctgacatattttaagatatgtcagtacaagttgctttcagttaaaacagctcaaacatgcattttagtccagGAAAAACCTGTGAACCTGTTAGTGTCATAACTCATTCTCCGTAGCCAATGCTATGACTCCACCAATCCTGCCCATAAATCTTGTTAATATTAACTTCATTTGTCTGACTGTAAACTGCAGGCCTTACACTCTCATATTCTCATGTAAGTGTTTCATTTTTCTGCATTAACGAACATTAAACTCACCTGGGAGTACACTAAACCACTAATCCATGTGTCTGATCACTGGTAGTGTATTGTTGAGTGTTTTGCTGCAGGTCTGTTCGCTCCTTTGTATGTCACAGCACAATGGGTAGCTGAGCCAGCCTGCCAAATTAGTCCC from Ctenopharyngodon idella isolate HZGC_01 chromosome 13, HZGC01, whole genome shotgun sequence encodes the following:
- the LOC127525555 gene encoding cGMP-dependent protein kinase 2, which gives rise to MVPSHSLIMGNGSIKAPRLEETCLASSIKEAPVWESVEPLKMRIAHLEEELARRDQEFRAQEKRLHSLQRELEAKVSQIDKLQDAIGYNSLGRSPPAPLRHSRRLLSVINQGSTRFHRVAVEVHRRLKAKEGVSAEPTSRHFCHDHRVHHISTERSRIRKDSSIKKLINEAIMNNDFLKKLEPQHTREMVDCMYEKIYAAEQLVIQEGEPGNYLYVLAEGLLEVIQNGKLLGQMRPGTAFGELAILYNCKRTATVKAVTQSHIWALDRQTFQTIMMRSTQARHEEYFSFLRSVSLLKDLPEEKLAKIIDCLEIDYFDKGEYIIREGEEGNTFFIIAKGEVSVTQTTEGFSEPQEIKTLGVGDYFGEKALISEDVRSANIIAKENDTQCLVVDRDNFNQMVGTYEELQAYLREYVEQLSLSDERRNAMPQSPLYERSPEAAELRRLKEKASGLSSNSFLKELQVVATLGMGGFGRVELVKLKDSEDTAFALKCIKKKHIVDTRQQEHIYSEKDILQQTNSNFIVRLFRTFRDDKYVYMLLEVCLGGELWSVLRDMSFFDEHTARFCTGCVLEAFDYLHGRGIVYRDLKPENLLLDGDGYVKMTDFGFAKKIGLGKKTWTFCGTPEYVAPEVIMNKGHDFGADCWSMGILIFELLIGSPPFTGSDPIRIYTMVLHGIEKVDIPKRISKRPEDLIRRLCKLNPAERLGNKKNGINDIKKHKWFQGFNWEGLRRRKLMSPLRRELKGPLDHSHFDMFPPELEEPPDEFSGWDKDF